In Aquila chrysaetos chrysaetos chromosome 10, bAquChr1.4, whole genome shotgun sequence, the following proteins share a genomic window:
- the CPB1 gene encoding LOW QUALITY PROTEIN: carboxypeptidase B (The sequence of the model RefSeq protein was modified relative to this genomic sequence to represent the inferred CDS: inserted 5 bases in 3 codons; substituted 4 bases at 4 genomic stop codons) — protein sequence MWVLLVLIGFSAVSDHQQDLVFDGQKVFHVILQNDEQVEIINSLASNMQVDFWQPHSVTLVRPKMQVDFXVEADESFEVADLLKESGAEYRVLIDNLQAALDAQFDRKAHTIRHSCEKYNSWEMIAAWTADIAAQNPNIVLXSVTGETYEGWPMYLLKMGKSSPNKKAIFMDCGFHAGEWMSPAFYQWFVKEVTVETYGEDTVMTILLNSXDFYVLPVVNIDGCVYTXTNDHMWRKKPSAXCTGTDPNRNFNADWCTLGASKNPCDSTYCSSAPESGRETKALADXHEHLSTVKAYLTIHSYSQLLLFPYKLPSNXQKLNKIARAASKQLASLYNTKYTYGPGARTIYPAAGGSDDWAYDQGIKYSFTFELRDTGRYGFILPETQIKPTCEETLLAVKYIANYVLEHLY from the exons atgtgggtgCTCTTGGTTCTCATCGGTTTCTCAGCTGTTTCTGATCACCAGCAGGATCTTGTTTTTGATGG GCAGAAGGTGTTTCATGTGATTCTGCAGAATGATGAGCAGGTGGAAATCATCAATTCCCTTGCCAGCAACATGCAG GTTGACTTTTGGCAGCCACACTCTGTCACACTGGTAAGGCCAAAAATGCAGGTTGATTTCTGAGTTGAAGCTGACGAGTCTTTTGAGGTTGCAgatcttttgaaagaaagtggAGCAGAGTATAG AGTTCTGATTGACAACCTGCAGGCTGCACTGGACGCCCAGTTTGACAGGAAAGCTCATACCATCAGACACAGCTGTGAAAAGTACAACAGCTGGGAAATG ATAGCTGCTTGGACTGCTGATATTGCTGCTCAGAACCCAAACATTGTCTT CAGTGTAACAGGGGAAACATACGAAGGATGGCCAATGTACCTTCTCAAA atggGAAAAAGTAGTCCAAATAAGAAGGCCATCTTTATGGATTGTGGTTTCCATGCAGGAGAGTGGATGTCCCCTGCTTTCTACCAGTGGTTTGTGAAAGAAGTCA CTGTTGAGACCTATGGAGAAGATACTGTCATGACCATACTTCTCAATAGCTAGGACTTCTATGTTTTGCCTGTTGTTAATATTGATGGTTGCGTTTACACTTAGACAAAT GACCACATGTGGAGAAAGAAACCATCAG ATTGCACTGGTACAGATCCCAACAGGAATTTTAATGCTGACTGGTGCA CTCTTGGGGCCTCAAAAAATCCCTGTGATTCCACTTACTGTAGCTCTGCACCTGAGTCTGGAAGGGAGACCAAGGCTTTGGCTGA TCATGAACATCTTTCTACAGTCAAGGCATACTTGACGATTCACTCCTATTCCCAGCTGCTACTGTTTCCTTACAAATTACCATCGAATTAGCAGAAATTG AATAA AATTGCTCGTGCTGCATCCAAACAGCTGGCCAGTTTGTATAATACCAAATACACATATGGCCCAGGAGCTAGAACAATCT ATCCTGCTGCAGGGGGCTCTGACGACTGGGCTTACGATCAAGGCATCAAGTACTCTTTCACTTTTGAGCTCCGAGACACTGGTAGATATGGTTTTATTCTCCCTGAAACTCAGATAAAGCCAACCTGTGAAGAGACTTTACTTGCTGTTAAATATATTGCCAATTATGTCCTTGAGCACTTGTATTAG